A window of the Ipomoea triloba cultivar NCNSP0323 chromosome 14, ASM357664v1 genome harbors these coding sequences:
- the LOC116004532 gene encoding uncharacterized protein LOC116004532, which translates to MNPILTTVGAVAAVAKVASTAYYYAEHFGVLNRESKADQAETRSVEAAEKQSADVGFLLSRIPVFHGSGYEIWSSMMKTFFVSQDLWDMVEGGYVEEELTVEVLREVRKKDAMALLFIQQAIDQSFFSCIAGARKSKEAWDALANKYQGPQGDMLELNQQSPVDLSCPADAIESREEARDALEVESRGYTDEPNRKKAVDELVLSYAADATDPKEVARDAPEQGNKANTKVVEANRIGVEFGDFNRNCGFKEWCSSNSDSGWGGGSDDRHVKMSYSDNSTPVAESAFHSKLKLSEDGIGKESGDVKNNNSGSKKGSNRGGRGGRNCGRFNNNRGGRGGRDGECSNNQGFHGGTENGDFNNSPGGRGGQGSGHINNNRGGRGGRGSGHINNNRGGRGGKGRGHINNKRGGRGGKDHGHFNNGSEAAEYYSKNAKSESASSCTTSATETKEALDAHALQQGHQANTEVHAHPQVSQSLTTLLVCDLDVNVTDRQLFSIFGRFGQVVSYSVCRDMASQCSLGYGYVTYGNPQDAALVLTVTNLTMNGKPIRVMYLQQDSTEHKSGGLNSKKSDYGGMDGAHSNNNQGGRVGTDGGCFNNKDSKLSGYTSKNPNFESVSSCSTDAIESKEASDAPQLGHQANTEVKDQAQVGNPSGGTIFIKNLDWAIDDVALHAMFSAFGNILSCKVETDASGQSKGYGRIEYDSEEAAREAIEKANGSKLLNGKKMYVEPFVRKQGRAKAMETTNFTNVFVGNLSVSTTEKDLREVFGNFGTIVNAVVVKDGDGKSEGFGFVNFNDAYDAAWSVDVLNGRHEFDNKVWYVRRAYQNKNVGKAQKKFNGKAQKKCVDESVPSSTAKATESKKSGDTVSQKKCNGKAQKKYVPSSTTNETESKKAVEAVQKGFRANTKVLYVDDKGVGHFKLKNP; encoded by the exons ATGAATCCGATATTGACTACAGTGGGAGCAGTGGCTGCCGTTGCCAAAGTAGCTTCGACGGCATACTACTATGCAGAGCATTTTGGAGTCCTTAATAGAGAATCAAAAGCCGATCAAGCAGAAACAAGATCAGTGGAAGCTGCGGAGAAACAATCTGCTGATGTTGG TTTCTTGTTGAGTAGAATTCCAGTGTTCCATGGGAGTGGATATGAGATTTGGAGCAGCATGATGAAGACCTTTTTTGTGTCCCAAGATCTTTGGGACATGGTGGAAGGGGGCTATGTAGAAGAAGAGCTGACTGTTGAGGTTTTACGAGAAGTTCGAAAGAAGGATGCCATGGCTTTGCTTTTTATCCAGCAAGCTATTGATCAATCCTTTTTCTCTTGCATTGCTGGTGCCCGCAAATCAAAAGAAGCTTGGGATGCACTGGCAAATAAGTACCAAGGACCCCAAGGTGATATGTTGGAACTGAATCAACAGAGTCCTGTGGATTTGTCTTGCCCTGCTGATGCAATTGAATCCAGAGAAGAAGCCCGGGATGCACTAGAAGTGGAATCTCGAGGTTATACAGATGAACCAAATCGAAAGAAGGCTGTGGATGAATTGGTTTTGTCTTACGCTGCTGATGCAACTGATCCGAAAGAAGTTGCTCGGGATGCACCCGAACAGGGAAATAAAGCTAATACTAAG GTTGTGGAGGCTAACAGAATTGGGGTAGAGTTTGGAGATTTCAACCGCAATTGTGGCTTTAAGGAATGGTGCAGTTCAAATTCCGACAGTGGATGGGGTGGAGGCAGCGATGATAGGCACGTTAAAATGAGTTATTCTGATAATAGCACTCCTGTGGCTGAAAGTGCTTTCCATAGCAAGCTAAAGCTCTCCGAGGATGGAATTGGGAAAGAATCTGGAGATGTCAAAAACAACAATTCTGGCTCTAAGAAAGGCTCCAATCGTGGAGGTCGAGGTGGTAGAAACTGTGGACGCTTTAACAACAATCGGGGAGGTCGTGGAGGGCGAGATGGTGAATGCTCTAACAACCAAGGATTTCACGGAGGCACAGAGAATGGAGACTTTAACAATAGTCCGGGAGGTCGTGGAGGCCAAGGCAGTGGACACATTAACAACAACCGGGGAGGTCGTGGAGGCAGAGGCAGTGGACACATTAACAACAACCGGGGAGGTCGTGGAGGCAAAGGCCGTGGGCACATTAACAATAAACGGGGAGGTCGTGGAGGCAAAGACCATGGACACTTTAACAATGGTTCTGAAGCTGCTGAGTATTATAGTAAGAATGCAAAATCTGAATCGGCTTCTTCCTGCACTACGAGTGCAACTGAAACAAAAGAAGCCTTGGATGCACATGCGCTACAACAAGGACACCAAGCTAACACTGAG GTTCATGCTCATCCTCAAGTGAGCCAGTCCCTGACAACACTTCTAGTATGTGATCTCGATGTGAATGTCACGGATCGGCAGCTATTTAGCATCTTCGGGCGCTTCGGGCAAGTGGTCTCATACAGTGTTTGCAGGGACATGGCTAGCCAATGCTCTCTTGGTTATGGTTATGTGACCTATGGCAACCCTCAAGATGCTGCTTTAGTGTTGACGGTGACGAACCTCACTATGAATGGAAAGCCCATTCGAGTAATGTATCTCCAACAAGACTCCACCGAACACAAGAGTGGAGGCCTTAACAGCAAGAAGAGCGATTATGGAGGCATGGATGGTGCACACTCTAACAACAACCAGGGTGGTCGTGTAGGCACAGATGGTGGATGCTTTAATAACAAGGATTCTAAGCTTAGTGGTTATACTAGTAAGAATCCGAATTTTGAATCGGTTTCTTCTTGCAGTACTGATGCAATTGAATCAAAAGAAGCTTCAGATGCACCACAACTGGGACACCAAGCTAATACTGAG GTTAAGGATCAGGCTCAAGTTGGGAATCCCAGTGGTGGAACCATATTTATCAAGAATTTGGATTGGGCAATTGATGACGTGGCACTGCATGCTATGTTTTCTGCATTTGGAAACATTCTTTCTTGCAAGGTGGAAACAGATGCCTCTGGTCAGTCCAAGGGGTATGGACGCATCGAATATGACAGCGAGGAAGCTGCACGGGAAGCTATTGAGAAGGCCAATGGCAGCAAGTTGTTGAACGGCAAGAAAATGTATGTAGAACCTTTTGTCAGAAAGCAAGGTAGAGCAAAGGCTATGGAAACGACAAACTTCACTAATGTCTTTGTGGGGAACTTATCTGTATCTACAACCGAAAAGGATCTTAGGGAAGTTTTTGGTAATTTTGGAACAATAGTTAACGCTGTAGTTGTGAAAGATGGAGACGGAAAATCAGAGGGTTTTGGATTCGTCAACTTTAATGATGCATATGATGCTGCTTGGTCGGTGGATGTGCTTAATGGCCGCCACGAGTTTGATAACAAAGTGTGGTATGTGCGGAGAGCTTATCAGAACAAAAATGTTGGAAAAGCTCAGAAGAAATTTAATGGAAAAGCTCAGAAGAAATGTGTGGATGAATCTGTTCCTTCTTCCACTGCTAAGGCAACCGAATCAAAAAAATCCGGGGATACGGTTTCTCAGAAGAAATGTAATGGAAAAGCTCAGAAGAAATATGTTCCTTCTTCCACTACTAATGAAACTGAATCAAAGAAAGCTGTGGAAGCAGTACAAAAGGGATTCAGAGCTAACACTAAAGTACTCTATGTCGACGATAAGGGGGTCGGGCACTTCAAGCTCAAAAATCCATGA